One genomic region from Deltaproteobacteria bacterium encodes:
- the ftsZ gene encoding cell division protein FtsZ: MFEFIGGNESMAKIKVIGVGGGGGNAINTMIKSSLEGVDFMVANTDAQALAASVAPLKIQLGSELTKGLGAGANPDVGRDATMENKEQLKEVFSGSDMVFITAGMGGGTGTGAAPVIAEVAKEVGALTIGVVTKPFSFEGSQRSKQAEAGIRELKKVVDTLITIPNQKLLSISSKSTSMLDAFKRADDVLLYAVKGVSDLITNHGFINVDFADVKTIMSEKGMALMGAGIATGESRALEAAQLAISSPLLDEVDINGARGVLVNITAGPSLTMHEIEEANVLIQEKAHEEARIISGVIIDESMGEDLRVMVIATGFGKGEINERGGVSVVRNENRDLPAYLRRDKKPEGIDVRQTGTGSVFGEVNEDEYDIPTFLRKQAD, encoded by the coding sequence ATGTTTGAGTTTATAGGAGGTAATGAAAGTATGGCCAAGATAAAGGTCATCGGAGTCGGTGGAGGTGGTGGAAATGCCATCAACACCATGATCAAGTCGAGTCTGGAAGGTGTTGATTTTATGGTTGCCAATACGGATGCGCAAGCATTGGCAGCCAGTGTAGCGCCCTTGAAGATCCAGCTTGGATCTGAACTCACCAAAGGACTTGGCGCAGGGGCAAACCCTGATGTCGGCAGGGATGCAACCATGGAAAACAAGGAGCAGCTCAAGGAAGTTTTTTCCGGTTCCGACATGGTTTTCATTACGGCCGGTATGGGTGGAGGAACCGGCACGGGCGCAGCGCCTGTTATTGCCGAGGTTGCAAAAGAGGTGGGAGCGCTTACCATTGGTGTCGTCACCAAGCCTTTCTCCTTTGAAGGCAGCCAGAGATCCAAACAGGCTGAAGCGGGAATCAGGGAACTGAAGAAGGTTGTCGATACGCTTATTACCATTCCCAACCAGAAGCTTCTCAGTATTTCCAGCAAGAGCACGTCCATGCTCGATGCCTTCAAGAGAGCTGATGACGTTTTGCTTTATGCCGTCAAAGGGGTTTCGGATCTCATCACAAACCATGGTTTCATTAACGTTGACTTTGCCGATGTTAAGACCATCATGTCTGAAAAGGGGATGGCCCTTATGGGTGCGGGCATTGCTACCGGCGAGAGCAGGGCGCTTGAAGCGGCACAGCTTGCCATTTCTTCTCCCCTGCTTGATGAAGTTGATATTAATGGCGCCAGAGGCGTGCTCGTTAACATTACGGCCGGTCCATCGCTCACTATGCATGAAATCGAAGAGGCAAACGTACTCATCCAGGAAAAGGCCCATGAAGAGGCGAGAATTATTTCCGGTGTGATAATTGATGAAAGTATGGGTGAAGACTTAAGAGTTATGGTTATTGCCACAGGGTTTGGTAAAGGTGAGATAAATGAAAGAGGTGGTGTTAGTGTGGTGAGGAATGAAAACAGGGACCTTCCCGCTTATTTAAGGAGAGACAAAAAGCCTGAAGGAATCGATGTAAGGCAAACCGGTACGGGATCCGTCTTCGGTGAAGTGAATGAAGATGAGTATGATATACCGACCTTTTTGAGAAAGCAGGCGGACTAA
- a CDS encoding radical SAM protein produces MSPNLAAKRKDRLAKEIGTVRKAWGLDTSSIALVYPNTYSVAMSNLGFQLVYRLLNERDDVLCERAFLPDREERPQFERSGRRLTSLESDRPLTDFDIIAFSVPFENDFPHILEILFRSKIPLKSADRGEEDPLIIAGGVTSHLNPEPVADFIDLFAVGEGEVIIAPFMEAFKKSRELPRRKRLKSLSQIKSIYVPSLYDVVYHDDGRVLAYKASAGVPERVSRAWLEEEALQVSRGGSSVLTEDTEFGDMYLVEVGRGCGRGCRFCAAGFINLPPRERKTDRLASEFEEGIAEGKRIGLISPSLADHPDIEGICRAIHESGGRSSLSAVRADALEEGYLSHIKKGKLKTVTIAPEAGTERMREVINKGLSDADILNAVALLGKVGIPNIRFYFMIGLPTEEAADIDGIIDITIRCRNRFIEESKVHKKVGNITLSVNCFVPKPFTPFQWRPMEDEKILKEKLRQIKKALGREPNIKMISDLPRWAHIQGLLSRGDRRLSDLLLEVHKNEGNWKKAIRDTGIDPAFYTARARCREELFPWDVLDIGLKKDYLWKEYERGLAGKVTPPCNIGACVRCGVC; encoded by the coding sequence ATGTCTCCTAATCTAGCAGCGAAGCGGAAAGACCGCCTGGCGAAGGAAATCGGTACGGTGCGTAAAGCATGGGGACTTGACACCTCCTCCATCGCCCTTGTCTACCCCAATACCTACTCCGTCGCAATGTCCAACCTCGGTTTTCAGTTGGTCTACCGGTTGCTCAATGAGAGAGACGATGTTCTTTGTGAAAGGGCCTTCCTCCCCGACAGGGAGGAGAGGCCCCAATTTGAGAGGTCCGGAAGGCGGCTGACATCACTGGAAAGTGACAGGCCCCTGACCGATTTTGATATTATTGCTTTTTCCGTTCCCTTTGAAAATGATTTCCCCCATATCCTTGAAATACTTTTTCGATCAAAAATTCCTCTTAAATCTGCTGACAGGGGGGAAGAAGATCCCCTCATCATTGCAGGTGGCGTAACATCCCATCTCAACCCGGAACCAGTGGCTGATTTTATCGACCTTTTTGCTGTTGGCGAGGGGGAGGTCATTATTGCACCCTTCATGGAAGCATTTAAAAAATCAAGAGAGCTTCCGCGCAGAAAACGCCTAAAGTCTCTCTCGCAAATAAAAAGCATCTATGTGCCTTCTTTGTATGACGTTGTTTACCATGATGATGGAAGGGTTTTAGCTTACAAGGCTTCAGCCGGTGTTCCTGAAAGGGTGAGCCGCGCATGGCTCGAAGAGGAAGCGCTTCAAGTCAGTCGCGGCGGTTCTTCTGTTCTTACGGAAGATACCGAATTTGGTGACATGTACCTTGTTGAAGTAGGGAGAGGCTGCGGGCGGGGCTGCCGTTTCTGTGCCGCCGGATTTATCAACCTGCCGCCGAGAGAGAGAAAAACGGATAGGCTTGCCTCTGAATTTGAAGAGGGAATAGCCGAAGGCAAGCGAATTGGCCTTATCAGTCCCTCTCTCGCCGATCACCCCGACATTGAGGGAATATGCCGGGCCATCCATGAATCGGGCGGCCGGAGTTCCCTTTCTGCCGTAAGGGCCGATGCCCTTGAAGAGGGATATCTCTCGCACATAAAAAAGGGAAAGCTCAAAACCGTTACCATTGCGCCTGAAGCAGGAACAGAGCGCATGAGAGAAGTTATTAACAAGGGCCTGTCCGATGCTGATATCCTAAATGCTGTGGCCCTTCTTGGCAAGGTAGGCATTCCTAATATCAGGTTTTACTTTATGATCGGTCTGCCCACTGAGGAAGCGGCAGATATTGACGGCATTATCGATATAACCATCCGATGCCGTAACCGGTTTATTGAAGAGAGCAAGGTCCATAAAAAGGTGGGAAATATTACGCTCAGCGTTAATTGCTTTGTGCCCAAGCCCTTTACTCCTTTCCAGTGGCGCCCCATGGAGGATGAAAAAATACTGAAAGAAAAACTCAGGCAAATAAAGAAGGCTTTAGGCAGAGAACCCAATATCAAAATGATCAGTGATTTGCCGAGGTGGGCCCATATCCAGGGATTGCTGAGCCGCGGTGACCGCAGACTTTCAGACCTTCTTCTGGAAGTTCATAAGAATGAAGGCAACTGGAAAAAGGCCATTCGCGATACAGGCATTGATCCTGCCTTTTATACGGCAAGGGCGCGTTGCAGGGAAGAGCTTTTTCCCTGGGATGTGCTTGATATAGGGCTCAAAAAGGATTATCTATGGAAGGAATATGAACGGGGGCTTGCAGGTAAGGTGACGCCGCCTTGTAACATTGGGGCTTGTGTCAGGTGTGGCGTTTGCTAG
- a CDS encoding TraB/GumN family protein has translation MTGAAENILPASVTRLQLGEKEIYLIGTAHVSKESVKDVQKTVEEVDPDTICIELCEARHRAIVDRDNWKKMNIFKVIKEKKSLFLLAQLIMASFYRRMGEKMDVQPGAEMIEGIKLADSLHKELILADRNIEITLKRVWGHLTFWHKIKMIGQMMMSLFIDEKIDEKMIEEIKNQDQLEHIMETFAEEFPEIKKRLIDERDIYLAQKVRKAPGKKIVAIVGAGHVSGMKTYINEDIPLEPIMEIPPKSIIPSILKWAIPAIIVILIGVGAMQGGAEQSMDSIYIWVLVNGVLAAVGAALAFAHPIAIVTAFLSAPLASLNPMVATGWVTGLVQAGVKKPTVADLEDLPRATSSFKGFWLNPVSRILLVVALANLGSTLGTFIAGSWIAMKVL, from the coding sequence ATGACAGGAGCAGCAGAAAATATTCTCCCCGCCAGCGTAACAAGGCTACAGCTCGGGGAGAAGGAAATATACCTCATCGGCACGGCCCACGTCTCAAAGGAGAGTGTGAAAGACGTGCAAAAGACCGTCGAAGAGGTTGATCCCGATACTATCTGTATCGAACTTTGTGAGGCGAGGCACAGGGCGATTGTAGACAGGGACAACTGGAAGAAGATGAACATCTTCAAGGTCATAAAAGAGAAGAAATCACTTTTCTTGCTTGCCCAACTCATTATGGCCTCCTTTTATCGCCGTATGGGTGAAAAGATGGACGTTCAGCCCGGTGCCGAGATGATTGAAGGCATCAAACTGGCCGATTCGCTGCACAAGGAACTGATCCTGGCCGACCGTAACATTGAAATAACGCTCAAGCGCGTTTGGGGCCATCTGACTTTCTGGCACAAGATAAAGATGATAGGCCAGATGATGATGAGCCTCTTCATTGACGAAAAGATTGATGAAAAGATGATTGAAGAGATCAAAAACCAGGACCAGCTTGAACATATTATGGAGACCTTTGCCGAGGAGTTTCCCGAAATTAAAAAACGGCTTATTGACGAAAGAGACATCTATCTTGCTCAAAAGGTACGTAAGGCACCGGGCAAAAAGATTGTTGCCATTGTCGGCGCAGGCCATGTATCGGGAATGAAAACCTATATAAATGAAGATATCCCCCTGGAACCGATCATGGAGATACCTCCCAAATCGATCATTCCATCCATTCTTAAATGGGCAATCCCTGCGATTATCGTCATTCTCATTGGTGTCGGAGCTATGCAGGGCGGGGCCGAACAATCGATGGATTCCATCTACATCTGGGTACTCGTTAACGGCGTCCTTGCAGCCGTTGGCGCAGCGCTTGCCTTTGCTCACCCCATTGCCATCGTCACGGCTTTCCTTTCAGCCCCGCTGGCGAGCCTGAACCCCATGGTAGCCACAGGTTGGGTAACGGGACTTGTTCAGGCGGGAGTCAAAAAACCGACCGTTGCCGACCTTGAAGACCTGCCGAGAGCAACGTCATCTTTTAAAGGCTTCTGGCTAAATCCCGTCAGCAGGATACTTCTTGTGGTAGCGCTTGCCAATCTGGGGAGTACGCTGGGGACGTTTATTGCAGGGAGCTGGATTGCGATGAAGGTTCTGTAG
- a CDS encoding radical SAM protein produces the protein MFSTPINYNYPLFRPPSEARSLILQVTLGCSWNRCAFCEMYRSKEFSIRDEKAIFNEIEKVAQIEPHTRRVFLADGDAMMLPTESLLRVLDKIRGAFPGVQRISSYALPRNLLKKSASQLKELHEAGLKLLYVGIESGDDEVLKRIKKGETAETTIKGLLMAKAADIKSSVIIINGLGGAKLSEQHALGSAGVLNATQPEYASTLVISFPHGRERFVQAFGNDYVHMSQRRLFEEMRIFIEATTLECTVFRSDHASNYLSLKGILGRDKTALLDQIAYAIAHPEEAGLREEWQRGL, from the coding sequence ATGTTCTCAACACCCATCAACTACAATTACCCCCTTTTCAGACCTCCCAGCGAAGCAAGGTCCCTCATATTGCAGGTGACTCTCGGCTGTTCATGGAACCGGTGTGCCTTCTGCGAAATGTACCGGTCAAAGGAATTCTCCATTCGGGATGAGAAAGCAATCTTTAATGAAATAGAGAAGGTTGCCCAAATTGAGCCTCACACAAGAAGGGTCTTTCTTGCCGACGGTGACGCCATGATGCTGCCTACGGAGAGTCTTTTAAGGGTACTCGATAAAATCAGGGGCGCTTTTCCAGGGGTTCAACGCATTTCCTCCTATGCCCTGCCGCGAAACCTGCTGAAAAAATCTGCCTCTCAATTGAAGGAACTCCACGAGGCAGGCCTTAAGCTGCTCTATGTGGGAATTGAGTCCGGTGACGATGAAGTGCTCAAGCGTATCAAAAAGGGAGAGACAGCGGAGACGACAATCAAGGGGCTACTCATGGCCAAAGCGGCAGACATTAAAAGTTCAGTCATTATCATCAACGGTCTTGGCGGCGCCAAATTGTCAGAACAACATGCTCTCGGTTCTGCCGGGGTACTCAATGCCACTCAACCTGAATACGCCTCTACCCTCGTCATCAGTTTCCCTCATGGCAGGGAGCGCTTTGTCCAGGCTTTCGGCAATGATTACGTTCATATGAGTCAGCGCCGGCTTTTCGAGGAAATGAGGATTTTTATAGAGGCCACCACCCTTGAATGCACTGTTTTCAGAAGTGATCATGCGTCCAACTATCTTTCATTGAAGGGTATTCTTGGCCGTGACAAAACCGCGCTCCTTGATCAGATTGCCTATGCCATTGCCCATCCTGAAGAAGCCGGGCTCAGGGAAGAGTGGCAGAGGGGGTTATGA
- a CDS encoding MG2 domain-containing protein, protein MISVIILLLPWSSPQADELSGTYSELKIEIPDIDHIKDPIEIKFSENVIPPDESGLDIDDIKSEIISSIYFIPPLKGEFRWKDSKNLAFIPTSNQLGWGADMDIRISPIIPFFGSEFSSKYFTRSLSLPRFRAGGKVVNWDTIMGAPRFITSLGDGKYKKFIGKGPYYLLFDQPADIFFIKDFIELNKADWTKIAYSISRPTNVGEKFDLDIEDEYVIAITIDEDLNHNEEIILSIPSWRGHPDNTEPEIERRGLVYKSLFQLDEATWDGKLASGRMSLKSKVHLKFSSFFDYQDFQRAFKIEPEPVKQNIIYYRDDYVRIDLELQPGQKYDISLPYSFSDFLGNPLREAVNIAFQAQDLPPEFSVPDKPVTIEPSHISIPFKGLNLETVEVKIYSFSSANAYIRARELRHKPTRASAYGLTESDLAYSQDLSDWILNENTSDSFKLDRPLTEGFKCFEFIGRGKGSEKKDIERTVLVNVSETGITAKVSKDKILVWLASFSSGEALPNIPIELFDLRGNILGEGQTDSHGLSVITPQSNDFPVKGDDSLYLVAKDKSIMVLRNDELSSPWQFNLPGIVNDNIPLRGSIFTERGVYRPGDKVYIKTYTYSGDVKNMNIVVRDPRSKEILKTEMVRDEYGASDFEIEIPEGSAVGRYDIIVSNGSSYISSSFKVEEYRVPTFVVSVDDRNRKWTPGEPVNVDIESRYYHGGTMGNRDFNWKVTRVQSPLHLSSFPGYVFQSAEDATLTGIFLSHGGLLNAEGKQTVSFTPAHHVSAGRMKYTFEAVVTDTDRQAYSSRLSRVVHPAGFYVGVKPPAREVVRSNTKVVMPFVVVDTAGKVMRDTDVDVQVEYIEYHSTARQYQSSKVQMFNRMVGDTVLRESLTSGAGPEEFSYTPSRAGIYRFNFDATDSKGNKVRTSTYLTVSGDESTAWPRFDIEKIDIVKDKESYEIGDTAVLIPQTPYKKATALVTIEVNGVIETRIINIDNNTPEIKIPILAEYAPNVFISTIIVRGREHFMKDASGFETGAPGFKVGYVKLDVDPSRQRLNVLVDKRISNVSPGEKVTIPIQVKNYSNEGTQAQLTAMVVDEAVLDMTAYLTPNPLDTVYAPRALGVRTGSNWLDLPHSRRERLEKIFPGGDDDEVDLTSRSDLEAILRNLFKSTAYWNPDLKTDASGKAEITFTMPDNLTSYRVMVVAADKKMRFGSSDHMLVNQQALMIQPVIPRFIYPEDELQVEAMVFNNTSKREEITLKAEFEGLKLISQKDVSKVIVAPGKSANIPFRVKAGISGTAKVRFIASTASHRDAGEYTVPIISPGTSVSEVKSVKVLNDNKVSLKLPDYYIKGTAKSELVLSVTELTELKGAVQYLMRYPNGCIEQTTSTAYPLVVLKELLPVIGVEVNQEDLKKFSEAGVKRILSFQTSKGGLAYWPGSDSPHAFATAFGLTALIAAKERGYDVPDSALAGMADYLEQALRSGQITESIPHGNIADGDTRALFVMTLGRLGRPQPQYINALWENRSKLTGFGFSFLAIAVGEMEGGDQSLLQPILQAIKDNAKKTAKEAYFDSKAKGGWSMDSPLRTHGASLIAFGSSDSDREMTGKLMEGLLARRRGQMWGNTQENVFGIMGISQVTGSGSHRRGSLGDIPHVSILLKDKNISLSTMEAPDEQVRRITYSDAELGLMPGDMVTAEVKGNVPNAYLSLRLNYEIPLEKTDLSAKAKGFTLVRKYETLDGKPVDLKAIPLGSLVKVRV, encoded by the coding sequence ATGATTTCGGTAATTATATTGTTGTTGCCCTGGAGTTCTCCCCAGGCAGATGAATTGTCCGGTACTTACAGCGAACTCAAGATAGAGATTCCTGACATCGATCATATCAAAGACCCTATCGAAATAAAGTTTAGTGAAAATGTAATTCCTCCTGATGAATCGGGATTGGATATAGATGATATCAAGAGTGAAATAATCTCAAGCATTTACTTCATCCCTCCCCTGAAGGGTGAATTCCGATGGAAGGATTCAAAAAATCTTGCCTTTATCCCCACATCAAACCAGCTCGGCTGGGGAGCCGATATGGATATTCGCATCAGTCCCATCATTCCATTTTTCGGGTCAGAGTTTTCGTCAAAGTATTTTACCCGGTCTCTTAGTCTGCCCAGGTTCAGGGCAGGCGGTAAAGTCGTTAATTGGGATACCATTATGGGTGCTCCCAGGTTTATTACATCCCTTGGAGACGGGAAATATAAAAAATTCATTGGTAAGGGGCCTTATTATTTACTCTTTGATCAGCCGGCAGATATATTTTTTATTAAAGATTTTATCGAATTAAATAAAGCTGACTGGACAAAAATAGCTTATTCCATTAGTCGCCCAACGAATGTAGGGGAAAAGTTTGACCTTGATATTGAGGATGAATATGTTATTGCCATCACTATTGATGAAGATTTGAATCATAATGAAGAAATTATTTTAAGCATTCCCTCCTGGCGTGGCCACCCTGATAACACTGAACCTGAAATTGAAAGAAGAGGGCTTGTCTATAAATCCCTTTTTCAGCTGGATGAAGCTACCTGGGATGGGAAGCTCGCCTCAGGCAGGATGAGCCTGAAGTCAAAGGTTCATCTCAAATTTTCCTCATTTTTTGATTATCAGGATTTTCAAAGGGCATTCAAAATAGAGCCTGAACCTGTAAAACAAAATATCATTTATTACAGAGATGACTATGTAAGGATAGACCTGGAACTGCAGCCTGGTCAAAAATATGATATATCTCTACCCTATAGTTTTTCTGATTTTCTTGGAAATCCGCTGCGTGAAGCTGTCAATATTGCTTTTCAGGCGCAGGACCTGCCACCTGAATTTTCCGTTCCTGATAAACCGGTCACAATTGAACCTTCGCATATTTCCATCCCTTTTAAAGGTTTAAACCTGGAGACCGTTGAGGTGAAGATCTACAGCTTCTCTTCAGCAAACGCTTATATCAGGGCCCGGGAATTAAGACACAAACCTACCCGTGCATCGGCCTATGGTCTGACAGAGAGTGATCTGGCCTATAGTCAGGATTTGTCCGACTGGATCTTGAATGAAAATACTTCAGATAGCTTTAAGCTTGACAGACCGCTTACGGAAGGATTCAAGTGCTTTGAGTTTATTGGAAGAGGCAAGGGGAGCGAAAAAAAGGATATTGAGAGGACGGTTTTAGTCAACGTATCGGAAACAGGAATAACTGCCAAAGTTTCAAAGGACAAGATATTGGTGTGGCTCGCTTCCTTTTCCAGCGGAGAGGCTTTGCCCAATATACCCATTGAGCTTTTCGATTTGAGAGGAAATATTCTTGGAGAGGGGCAGACAGACAGTCATGGACTTTCCGTGATTACGCCTCAAAGTAACGACTTTCCCGTAAAGGGCGATGACTCTCTTTATCTCGTTGCAAAGGATAAGTCCATTATGGTTTTAAGGAATGATGAACTCTCATCCCCCTGGCAGTTTAATCTTCCCGGTATTGTTAACGACAATATACCTCTTCGAGGCTCTATTTTTACGGAAAGAGGGGTCTACCGGCCTGGAGATAAGGTTTATATAAAAACCTACACCTACTCTGGTGATGTGAAGAACATGAACATCGTTGTGAGAGATCCCAGATCTAAAGAGATTTTAAAGACTGAAATGGTTCGTGATGAATATGGCGCCTCCGACTTTGAAATTGAGATTCCCGAAGGGAGTGCCGTTGGTCGATATGACATTATCGTATCCAATGGCTCTTCATATATTTCCAGTTCCTTCAAGGTAGAAGAGTACCGTGTCCCTACCTTTGTCGTTTCTGTCGATGATCGAAACCGGAAGTGGACTCCCGGTGAGCCGGTTAATGTCGATATTGAATCAAGGTATTATCATGGCGGAACGATGGGAAACAGGGATTTTAACTGGAAAGTGACAAGAGTTCAGTCCCCTCTGCATTTAAGCAGCTTTCCCGGTTACGTTTTTCAGAGTGCGGAAGATGCGACCCTTACGGGAATTTTTCTTTCCCATGGAGGTCTCCTTAATGCCGAGGGAAAGCAGACGGTAAGCTTTACTCCGGCTCATCATGTGAGTGCCGGGAGAATGAAATATACTTTTGAGGCCGTCGTCACCGACACTGACAGGCAAGCTTATTCAAGCCGTCTCAGCAGGGTCGTTCATCCTGCGGGATTTTACGTGGGAGTAAAGCCGCCGGCAAGAGAGGTTGTTCGCTCCAATACAAAGGTGGTTATGCCCTTTGTGGTTGTCGATACTGCCGGGAAAGTAATGAGAGATACCGACGTTGATGTTCAGGTTGAATACATAGAGTATCACAGTACGGCACGGCAGTACCAATCTTCAAAAGTCCAGATGTTTAACCGAATGGTTGGAGATACTGTCTTGAGAGAATCCCTGACGTCAGGTGCCGGACCGGAGGAGTTCAGCTATACACCATCAAGAGCGGGAATCTATCGCTTTAATTTCGATGCCACAGATTCGAAGGGGAATAAGGTCAGAACATCGACCTATCTGACTGTATCCGGTGATGAGTCTACCGCGTGGCCCCGTTTTGACATTGAGAAAATAGATATTGTTAAAGACAAGGAAAGCTACGAGATCGGTGATACGGCCGTCCTTATACCCCAGACACCCTATAAAAAGGCTACCGCATTAGTAACCATAGAGGTCAATGGTGTCATTGAAACGCGGATCATTAATATAGACAATAATACGCCCGAGATAAAGATTCCCATACTTGCCGAATATGCTCCCAATGTATTTATTTCGACGATTATAGTCAGGGGGCGTGAGCATTTCATGAAAGATGCCTCGGGCTTTGAAACGGGCGCTCCCGGCTTTAAAGTGGGCTATGTAAAGCTCGATGTTGACCCGTCGAGGCAGCGCCTTAATGTGCTCGTCGATAAAAGGATTTCAAATGTCAGTCCCGGGGAAAAGGTAACCATTCCTATCCAGGTTAAGAATTATTCAAATGAGGGAACTCAGGCCCAATTGACGGCTATGGTTGTCGATGAAGCCGTACTGGATATGACCGCTTATCTGACGCCCAATCCTCTCGATACGGTCTATGCGCCGAGGGCTCTCGGAGTAAGAACAGGATCAAACTGGCTTGATCTTCCCCATTCGAGGCGGGAACGATTAGAAAAGATTTTCCCAGGCGGTGATGATGACGAAGTGGACCTCACCTCCCGAAGTGACCTGGAAGCCATATTGAGGAACCTCTTTAAAAGTACGGCTTACTGGAATCCTGATCTTAAAACCGATGCTTCCGGAAAGGCAGAGATTACATTCACCATGCCTGATAATTTAACCTCCTACAGGGTCATGGTTGTTGCTGCCGATAAAAAAATGCGATTCGGCTCATCGGACCATATGCTTGTCAATCAGCAAGCGCTGATGATTCAACCTGTTATACCGAGATTTATCTATCCCGAAGATGAGCTTCAGGTGGAAGCGATGGTCTTCAATAATACATCAAAGCGGGAAGAAATTACCTTGAAGGCAGAATTTGAAGGACTTAAGCTCATAAGTCAAAAAGATGTGTCGAAAGTAATTGTCGCTCCCGGAAAATCGGCCAATATTCCCTTTAGGGTTAAAGCAGGAATCAGCGGTACTGCCAAGGTACGATTTATCGCGTCCACAGCATCACATCGTGATGCCGGAGAGTACACCGTTCCAATCATCAGTCCCGGAACGAGTGTTTCTGAGGTAAAGAGTGTCAAGGTGCTCAATGACAACAAGGTCAGCCTTAAGCTTCCTGACTATTACATCAAGGGTACGGCGAAAAGCGAGCTTGTATTATCAGTCACGGAACTGACTGAACTGAAGGGCGCCGTCCAGTACTTAATGCGCTACCCCAACGGTTGTATCGAACAGACGACAAGTACGGCCTATCCCCTTGTCGTACTAAAAGAACTCCTTCCTGTTATTGGTGTAGAGGTTAACCAGGAGGATTTGAAAAAATTCTCTGAAGCAGGCGTCAAAAGAATCCTGTCTTTCCAGACATCAAAGGGTGGTCTTGCCTATTGGCCGGGAAGTGACAGTCCTCATGCTTTTGCCACGGCCTTTGGCCTGACGGCCCTTATTGCCGCAAAAGAAAGAGGTTATGACGTCCCCGACAGTGCCCTTGCCGGAATGGCAGACTATCTGGAGCAAGCGCTTCGTTCCGGTCAAATAACCGAAAGTATCCCTCATGGGAATATAGCTGACGGAGATACAAGAGCGCTCTTTGTGATGACCCTGGGACGTCTCGGCCGCCCTCAACCGCAATATATTAACGCTTTATGGGAGAATCGTTCCAAGTTGACAGGTTTCGGGTTTTCCTTTCTTGCCATAGCTGTAGGTGAAATGGAGGGAGGGGATCAGTCACTGCTTCAACCTATTTTGCAGGCAATTAAAGATAATGCAAAGAAAACGGCGAAGGAAGCCTACTTTGATTCGAAGGCAAAAGGGGGCTGGTCGATGGATTCCCCGCTGCGGACCCACGGTGCATCGCTGATTGCCTTTGGATCGTCAGATTCTGACCGGGAAATGACAGGAAAGTTAATGGAAGGCCTTCTTGCCAGGAGGAGAGGGCAGATGTGGGGGAATACGCAGGAAAATGTCTTTGGCATTATGGGAATTTCACAGGTAACGGGAAGCGGTTCCCATCGAAGAGGTTCCCTGGGAGATATCCCCCATGTGTCGATTCTCCTGAAAGATAAAAATATTTCGCTATCCACTATGGAAGCGCCTGATGAGCAGGTTCGCAGAATTACTTATTCAGACGCGGAGTTGGGATTAATGCCGGGTGATATGGTGACAGCGGAGGTAAAAGGAAATGTTCCCAATGCTTATCTCTCTTTAAGGCTAAATTATGAAATCCCGCTTGAAAAGACCGATCTCTCGGCCAAAGCAAAAGGTTTTACCCTTGTCAGAAAATATGAAACTCTCGATGGTAAGCCTGTCGATTTAAAGGCCATACCTTTGGGCAGCCTGGTCAAGGTTAGAGT